In Diorhabda sublineata isolate icDioSubl1.1 chromosome 4, icDioSubl1.1, whole genome shotgun sequence, a single window of DNA contains:
- the LOC130442701 gene encoding E3 ubiquitin-protein transferase MAEA, whose amino-acid sequence MADIKSLEHPTLKVPYEILNKKFRTAQKAIDREVSHVQQQANLIEETLEESAVKSKDISSLLGGMVEKLQVLKRKAEESIAEELVASSVCKRRLEHLKEHCTVASNGNVSQAALNQWRRKRLDRMVVEYFLRNGYYNAAITLADRSDIKDLTNIDIFLTSREVEKSLANKETNKCLAWCHDNKSKLRKLKSNMEFNVRVQEFVELIRCDRRMDAVKHARKYFPGFEDEHLTTIKQVMALLAFPVNTEIEPYKALFDEKRWDTLIQQFRQENYRLFQLASQSVFTVALQAGLSALKTPQCYSESGENRNPTCPVCQPYLNELADCLPFAHCSQSRLYCHISGLPMNENNPPMMLPNGHIYGEQALMEMARQNNGQVICPKTKEVFQFMKVEKVFVM is encoded by the exons ATGGCAGATATAAAGTCTTTAGAACATCCTACGTTAAAA GTACCTTACGAAATTCTAAATAAGAAGTTTAGAACGGCTCAAAAAGCGATAGATCGCGAAGTGTCTCACGTACAACAACAAGCGAATCTCATAGAGGAAACTCTAGAAGAATCCGCGGTTAAATCCAAAGATATTTCTAGTCTTCTCGGTGGTATGGTGGAAAAACTTCAAGTTTTGAAACGTAAAG CCGAAGAAAGCATCGCCGAGGAGTTGGTGGCTTCCAGCGTGTGCAAAAGGAGATTGGAGCATTTGAAGGAGCATTGCACCGTCGCCTCAAATGGAAACGTGTCTCAAGCTGCTCTGAACCAATGGAGACGTAAACGTCTGGATAGAATGGTCGTGGAGTATTTTTTGAGGAACGGGTATTACAATGCCGCCATAACTCTCGCAGATAGATCTGATATAAAGGATTTGACGAACATCG atatttttttgacttcGAGAGAAGTCGAAAAGTCTCTGGCCAACAAAGAAACGAACAAATGTTTGGCTTGGTGCCATGATAACAAATCGAAATTGCGCAAATTGAAATCGAATATGGAATTTAATGTGCGGGTACAGGAATTCGTCGAATTGATACGTTGCGATAGGAGAATGGACGCCGTTAAACACGccagaaaatattttccaggTTTCGAAGACGAACATTTGACGACTATCAAACAAGTTATGGCTTTACTCGCTTTTCCCGTCAATACag AAATCGAACCTTACAAGGCCCTTTTCGACGAAAAAAGATGGGATACGTTGATCCAACAATTCCGTCAAGAAAATTATCGACTGTTCCAATTAGCTTCCCAATCTGTCTTCACCGTGGCCCTACAGGCGGGTCTGTCAGCACTCAAAACCCC TCAGTGTTATTCGGAAAGTGGGGAGAATAGGAATCCCACGTGTCCGGTATGTCAGCCATATTTGAACGAGCTAGCGGATTGTTTGCCTTTCGCCCATTGTTCGCAGAGTCGTTTGTATTGCCATATTAGCGGATTGCCCATGAACGAAAATAATCCGCCCATGATGTTACCCAACGGACATATATACGGTGAACag gCGTTAATGGAAATGGCACGTCAGAACAACGGTCAAGTAATCTGCCCGAAAACGAAAGAAGTTTTCCAATTTATGAAAGTCGAAAAAGTGTTTGTAATGTAA